The Streptomyces uncialis genomic interval GCCGGTGACACCTGGGTCGAGTCCCGCGCGCGGACGACACTCGCGCAGGTGCACAGCACGGCCGGGCGTTTCGCGCGCGCCGACGAGGAGGCCGCGCGGGCGTTGCCCCCGGCGCGGACCGCGCACGACCCCTGGGTCAGCAGCAACGCGCCCAACGAACGCGGCATCATCGCCCTGTACGAGGGGCGCCACGAGGACGGCGAGCGGCATCTGGGCGAGTCCATCGCCGCGTTCCGCGCCGACGGCAACCGGCCCGGTGAGGCCAGCGCGCTGTGCAATCTGTCCCGTATCCATCTGGCCGGGGGCCGCACGGAATCGGCCGTGCGTCTCGCCGGACAGGGCGTCGCGATCTACGACCAACTAGGACTCACCCTGCGGCTGGCCAACGGCCGCTACGCGCTGGGGATGGCGCTGACCCAGGCCGGACGGCTGCCCGACGCGCTCGACCAGCTCACCGGCGCCCTGGCCGTGTTCCGCGCGTCGCGGCAGCGGCTGTGGGAGGGGATGAGCCTGTTCCGGCTGGCGGAGGCGCACCTCGCGGGGGACCGCCCGGCGCAGACCGCGGTACTCGCCGAGCAGGCGCTGATCGCCCTGCGGCAGATCGGCGGCGAGTGGCGGCGCGGGAACGTCCTCACCCTGCTCGGACGGGCCCTGGCGCGGCTCGGACAGAGCGACCGGGCACGTGCCTGCTGGTCGGAGGCCCTCGCCATCTACGAGGAGCTGGGCTCCTCCGAGGCCACGGAGGTACGGGCGTTGCTGGCGCCCATGGCCGCGGCGTGACCCGTGCGTGTGCCTTGCGGGTCCTGAGCGGGTCCTGAGCGGGTCCTGAGCGGGGGTCCCTAGCGGGTCCTGAGCGGGCGCTGGACAGGGTGCAGGGTGCTCAGGCCAGGCGGCTGGGTCCCGGGCGCTCGGCTGGTCGCGGGTGGGCCCTTCCGCGCCCGTGCGGGCTGCTTGACCGCCTCGGTCGAGCCGAACCTCCCGGATATGGGACAGGTATGGGACAAGGTATGGGACAGGTATGGGACAGGTACCGGCGGGAAACCGCCCCGGTTCACCCAGGCCATCCGGGACACCAGGGACACCCAGGCCGTCCGGGACACCCAGGCCATCGGAAGCCCCGATGACCGCTCAGGGTGGACAACCCGGCACCGCCCTCTGACCGTCAGGCACGGTTCGATACGGTCCGGCACGGGGGGAAGGGGCGAAGATCAGCCAGCCCAGCCATCGGACACCACCGGGCAAACCGCCACGATTCCCCGCGTTCATCGTTCGTTTATCGCCGCACGCCACTGTGTACCGCATCGGCCCGCCGCAGCGGGGGGCAGGCGAGCCGGTTCAGGCCACACCGTTCTAAGGTGTACGGCCCGAACGCTCGTCCGGCAGCCCACGGGGGAGCTGCCGGACGGGCCTCAGACTCGACGACTCCCAGAATAGGAGTTCAGCACCATGAGCAATGCCGAGCACATCGACGGCACCATCAAGCCGCAGGACAGTCACGCCACGGGCGAGGAGCCCCAGGTGACGGTCAAGGACAGCCACGCGACCGGCGGCAAGGGCAAGCCGGTGAAGCCGCTGGACAGCCACGCGACCGGCGGCACCGCGAAGCCCGCGGACAGCCACGCGACGGGCGGCAAGCCCTAACAAGCCTGCACCGCACGGGGGAACCGAACCGCGACGGCACCGAGGGGGAGCCGTCGCGGTTCGCTGTGCCCCGGAAGCGGGCAGGATCGTTCCGTCCGCACCTGTCCTCGTTCCCGTCACCGCACCCCAGGGGAGATCCCGCACATGACCCGCGCCACGAAGCTGCTCGTCGTCGCCGTCCTCACCACGGGCACCGCGCTCGGTACGGCGGCCGCCGCCTCGGCCGCCGACAACCACGCCACCGGCGGCCAGAACCGCCTGGTGAAGCCGCTGGACAACCACGCGACGCACCTCGGGCCGCTGGACAACCACGCGACCGGAGCACACTGACGGCCGTCCCGGCCGGCCCTGGCCGCGCGGCTCCCTCCTCGCCGTCCGGCCGAAGGAGCCGCGCCGTCCGGCCGAAGGAGCCGCGCTGTCCGGCCGACGGAGCCGCGCTGGCGTGGCGAGGGCCGCCCGGCGGGCGTAGCGTCGTTGGCGTCAGGCGCGAAGGAGGCGACGCGATGCTACGCAACGTCCTCGGGTCGGTCCTCGCCCTGCTCGGTGCGACGGCCGCCGTCTGGAGCCCCTTCCGTGCCTGGTACGACGGCCGTCTCGGGCGGTACTACGAGGTCGGGGAGCTCTTCACGGGCCACGGCGTCACGGACGCGCGGTCCGCTCTCTTCCTCTCCCTGTTCCTGCCGTTCCTGGTGGCGGCGGTACTGACCCTGGTCGGTGTGGCCCTGCGGTCCCGGACCACGGTGGCCCTCGCCGGACTGATCGTCCTCGGCTTCACGGTCCTGTGGATGGTCCGGCTCGGGCTCGCCCTCGGTGAGCTGACCGTGAACGGCGACGGCACGGGCCTCGGCTGGGGAGCCCTCGCGGGCCTGGGCGGCGGCTTGGTGATGCTGCTCGGCGCCGCCCTGATGCCGGGCCGCCGCGCCCGTCCGACGCCCACGTCTCCCCCGGCCGACACGGCTCCCCCGGCCCCGTACCCACCCCCGCCGGACACCCGGTACGACGACTCGGCTCCGACGCGTACGTGGGACACCCCGCCCGACACCCCGGGGCCCCGACCGCCGGACCAGCACTGAAGCCCCGTGCCCACACCTCGCACCTCGGCCGAAGCCGCGCACCCGGGCCTCGACCCCGTCGGCCACTGCGGCATGAGGACAGGCCGCTCGCTGTCCTGTCCTAAAGGTCCGGGGATTCCTCGGGTGGTGGCGCGCCCTCCAGAAGGCGTTCCGCGAGGTCGTCGGCCCACTCCTGTGCCCACACCCGGATCGCGACGACCTCGCCCCTGCTGACGCCGTACGTCCGGAACTCCCGGTCGTCCGTCCACTCCGCCCCGGCGAGCCGGGCCTGGAGGTCGCTCAGGTCGAACGTGTCGGGGGCGTGCCGACGGCCGAGTTCCTCAAGATCCGGACGGCCCCATCGGTCCGCGACAGCGTGGACGTGGACGAGGTCCCGGGCGAGCCCCCGGTCCGCGAGAGCGCGGACCTTGGTACCCACCAGGTCCTCAAGGCTGAGCGCGAGCCCGATCGGGGTGGCGACGGGCGGATGCCACAGGGCTTCCTTGGCCGCGTGGACCTCGACGGCCGGCATCGGAACCGCCGTCCCCCCGCCCACGGGTCCGGTCGCGACGTCACCCCGGCCCCCACCTCCGTCCATGCCCCCCACCTCGGACACCACTCCGGCGAAGGCCGCCGGGCCGCCAGGACCAGCCACGACGAACCTGGCCGCCAGCGGACCCGCCTCCCTCTCCGTGACGAACCAGCCGCGCCGCTCCAGTTCCGCGGTGACGGCGGTGGCGATGTCCGGCATGGGTACGGAGCTGTCCGTCGCGAGGCCGAGACCGTTCCCGGTGCACTCGGTCAGCCCGTGCGCGACGGCGGCATACCCCCCGGCGAGCGCGAGACGGTACGGGCTGCCCGCGGCGAGGAGAGCACGCAACAGCCCCCCATGGAGTTCGCCGGGGTTCATTCGGCTGCCGGTGACACGGAGGTCGATGAGGTTCCCATGGACCGATTGTCCCCGCCCCCACGGGATAGGGCCCGCTCCGACGGGCGGACGGGCGGACGGTCAGCAGGCGGCGTACTCCGAGTGGGCGGGCAGCGCGGGGACGGGGACGCGGGGGCGCGCGGGGCGCAGGGGCACGCGGGGCGCAGGTGGCACGAGCGGCACGGGGCACGGGCGGCGGGCGGCGGGCGGCGGGCGGCGGGCGGCACAGGGCATGGGCGGCGCGGGGCAGGTGCTGCGGCGGCTACCAACCCTCGCGCGATGTATGCGAAACGCACACGCTGCCCCCATGGAGCAGCCGGAACACACTCTGCGCACGGCCGTCGACCGATGGCATGCCGCGGTGAACGCCCACGCCCCCGCGCGGGTCGAGGCCACTGTCAGCGATCCGGTCGTGGTGAGGGGACCCAGAGGCGCCGGTCCCCTCAGCCCCGCCGAGTTCGCCGAGTTCGCCGAGTTCGCCGAGTTCGCCGAGTTCGCCGACTGGGCGGCACGATCCGGGATCGAACTGGTTCCACGGTCCTGGCACCCCGTCAGTGATCGCCTGATGGTCGTGGAGGAGGACGCCACCTGGCCCGGGAGCAAGGAACCGGTCCGGGTCGCCACCGTCTTCAGGAGCACCGGAGACCGGATGTCCGCCGCGCTGCGGCTGGCCGATCTCGGTTCCGCTCTGGAACTGGCCTCGATCTGCCGCGAGATGGCCGCAACCGAATGAGCGAGTACGACGGGTACCCCGCCCATCAGCCCCCGCCCCCGTCGGCACCCGGACCCGGACCCGGACCCGGACCCGGACCCGGACAAACCCTCTTCGAGTTCGTACGTCACTGGGCCCGCCGGTGGAACTCCCCGGGCGACGGACCGGCCCGACAACAAGGTCGCCATGTGCTCGTCACCGAAGCCGTGCGGTCCCTCGACAGCCGCGGCATCGTGACGATCAACGCCGTGGCAAACGAGATCGGCATCGACCAGAGTGGCGCGTCACGCATGGTGAAGGACACTGTCGCAGCCAGGTATCTGGAGATCAAGCCTTCGGCATCGGATACGCGCCGCCGAGAGGTGACGGTCACCTCCGAAGGTCTCGATCTGCTCCACGACGCCCATCTCTGGCAGGAGGCGTTGTTCGACCAGCTGTCCGGCCAGTGGACCGCCCAGCAGCGCGCGGAGTTCCACCACGCGATGCTCCACCTCCTGTCGCGCTCGCACACCCTCGACACCGACGGTCACGCGCGTCCCGACGCCCCATGAATTCCGGTGCGCGGAAGGCACTCGTCCGCGAGGATGCCCGACGTGACCGATGCAACCGATGCGACCGACGCGACCGAGATGACCGAGATGACCGATGCGGCCAAGGTGCCGAGCGCTCCGCTGCCGTCCGCCCAGGTGCTGGCCGCATTCGGGCTGACCGGAACGCCCGTACCGTTGCCCGGCGGCCAAGGGCAGAGCGTCCTCGCTGACGGGGCTGTCCTCAAGCCGGCGGACAGCACGGAGGTCTCCGAGTGGGGCGCCGAACTCTTCACTGAACTCGCCGACCTCGCCGATCTCGCCGTGCAGAAAGAGGACACGGCGTTCCGTGTTCCGCGTCCGATACGAGCGGCGACGGGAGGGTTCGTCTTCGACGGCTGGACATCCGACCGCCTGGTCGAGGGCGAAGCCGGTCCCGACGGGCGATGGGACGAAATCCTCACCGCGGGGCGCGCGTTCCACCACTCCCTGCGGCAGACTCCGCGCCCCGACTGGCTCGACCGACAGCAGCACCCCTGGGCCGTCGCCGACCGCGTGGCATGGGATGAGACAACGGTGAACGTCTCACCCGATCTACGCGAGCCGCTCCGCGCCTTGCTCGACCTGCGGCAACCGGTCAGTGCGCCCTCCCAGTTGATCCACGGCGACCTCACCGGCAACGTCCTGTTCGCCCCCGGCCTACCACCTGCGGTGATCGACTTCTCCCCGTACTGGCGTCCGGTGGCGTACGCCGACGCGATCGTGGCGGCCGACGGTCTGCTCCATCACGGCGCCGACCGGGCTCTGGTGGATTCCGCCGCACCGGGCACGGACGGACTTCAGATGCTGGTACGCGCGTTGATCTTCCGCTTGGTGGCCTCGGCCGGGCTCGCCGGACCTGACGCCTCTCCCCCGGCGACGGACATCCAGCGCTTCCACCTGACCGTCGACCGCGTCCGTGGGTGGTTCACCGGCCCCTGAGCGCGGCCCTTGCCGTGGGCGACCAGCAGGCGACCCATAGACGACGGGACGTGGGACAACTCATCGCGCCCTGTGGTCTCCACCTATAGGTCAGCTGGACGCCTCGACTGTCCTAGAGGCCAGCACGGCACCCCAACTGTCCTATAGGACGCCACGGTGGCTCAACTGTCCTATAGGACGACGCAGCGCGATGGCTGTCCTATAGGACATAGGACAACGCAGCATCGCAGCAGCCCTATAGGTCAGCACGGCGCCCCAGCTGTCCTTTAGGTCAACGCCGAGCCCCGACTGTCCTTTAGGCCACAGCAGAGTCCCGACTGTCCCCATGGGTCAACCAGGTCGATCAGGTCACGCACCGTCAGGTCACGCACCGACCGTGTCCCGTACCCACTCTGGGCGGCGGCGCGGCGACGAGGCGGGGTCACGTACGGGCGGTGCCGGTGCCCTTCTCCGCGTCGAGGGCGTACACGCAGCGGTCCTTGCTACAGGCGTAGACGACACCCGCCCGGACGACGGGGGCACCGGTGATCTCACCACCGGTGGCGAGCTTCCAGCGCAGTCGGCCGTCGTCGGCCTTGAGGGTGTACAGGAGGTGGTCGGTGGAACCGAAGTGGATGCGGCCCTCGGCGACAGCGGGGGCGCCGACGACCTCGCCACCGGCCTGGAAGCGCCACTTCGGCGTACCGGTGACGGCGTCGAGGGTGTAGAGGCCCTTGCCGCTGCCCACATGGACGTGTCCGTCCGCGACGAGTACCGGATCGACGGACGAGCGGGGCTCCGTGGCGATGCGCCAGCGGTCCCGGCCGTCGGCGGCGTCCAGGGCGTAGACGGTACCGAGGTAGTCGGCGAGGTACACGCCACCGCCGGTGACGGCGGGACCCGGGGCGAAAGCGGGCGGCGCGAGGAAGACGGCGGGTGCCTCGAAGTGCCAGCGGACGTGTCCGGTGGCGATGTCGACGGCGAGGACCCTGGTCCCAGCGGAGAGGTAGACATTGCCGTCCGGGGCGGGTGTGATCCGGACAGGCACGCCACCGCAGGAGGCCGCGTCGCCGATGGGGTAGGACCAGCGTTCCTCACCCGTACGGGCTTCCAGCGCGCGGAGCCGGGCGTCCCGCCAGATGTAGACCGTGCCGTCGTGCAGCGCGGGACCGGCCTCGGGGGTCTCGAAGTCGGTCTGGGCGCCGGTGACCTCCCACAGCTTCTGGCCGCCGGAGGCCTCCCACGCCTGGACACCGCCGCCGCGGGTGCCGGTGACGACGGTGCCCCGTTCGGCGCGCAGCGAGTAGATCCAGCCGTCGGTGGGCAGCCGCCACAGGTCGGTGCCCTCGCGTGCGTCCAGGGCGTAGAGGGTCGGGCCGTCGGAGGCGAGGACACGGCCGTCGGACACGGCCATGGACCAGGCCACGTCGCGGGTCTTGAAGCGGCGGCGGCCGGTGGCCACGTCAAGGGCGTGCACCTCGAAGGAGGTGACGTACACGAGGTCGCCGTCGACCGCGGGCGTGCCCCAGACGTCGTTCGACATCCGGAACCGCCACGGCCGCCAGCCCGCGCCCGCGGCGGGCGGCGCGACGGCGGGACGCGGCGGGACGGCGGGGTCGAGGGCGCCCGGCTGGGCCTTGGAGCGGGACCAGTGGCCGGAGAGCTGTGCCTCGGGCGGTCCGGCGTGCGCGGCGCCGACGCGGGCGGCGGCCTGCCGGGCGTCGGACACCCGCGGTCCCGGTCCGATCGGCACCCGCGCGCCCGCGAGGCGTACGCCGCCGTGGTCGGGGGCACCCGCGTGCCGTCCGTGGTCGACGGCGGGCGGCTGGTGAGGCACGGGCGGGGCGTGCGGAGGTGCGACGGGGGGCGGGGGACGCCGGGCGCGCCCCGGCCACGGCCACCGCGTCCGCCGCCGTGCGCGGGGGCGCCGGGCCCCGGGGCCGCACCGGGGTGGCCGCCCATCGGCGGGGCGCCCTGCGGGGTTCCGGGTGCGGCGCCCGGGTGGGGCGCGGGCCGGACGGGCGGCTGGGGGCTCACCTGGGTGCGCGCGCCGCGCCGGGACTCGATCAGGCTGGTCGCGGGCTCGGGGAGCCACGCGGAGGCGGTGCCGCTGTCGTCGGAGCCGGAGCCGAACAGGTGCGGAGCGAGCTGGGACTGGAGGTCCGCGGGAGTGGGACGGGCGGTCGCGTCCATCTGCATGCAGGACTCGATGAGGGGCCGCAGTTCCTCCGGCAGACCCGCCAGGTCGGGGCCCTCGCGCAGCAGCATGAACACCGTCTCGACCGGGTTGGCCCCATGGAAGGGGGCGTGTCCGGTGGCGGCGAAGACCAGGGTGGAGCCGAGCGAGAAGACATCGCTGGCCCCGGTCACGCTGCGGGAGTCCTTGGCCTGTTCGGGGGACATGTAGGCGGGTGTGCCGACGGCCACGTTGGTCATGGTCAGCCGGGTGTTGGACACCCCGCTGGCGATGCCGAAGTCGATGACACGCGGGCCGTCCTCGACGACCAGCACGTTGGACGGTTTGAGGTCACGGTGCACGAGTCCGGCGCCGTGGATGGACTGAAGGGCCTCCGCGACTCCGGCGGCGAGCCAGCGCACGGCCTGGGCCGGCATGGGGCCGCACTCGTTCACTATCTCCTCCAGCGAGGGCGCTGGAACGTAGGCGGTGGCGAGCCACGGCACGGCGGCCCTGGGGTCGGCGTCCACGACGGCGGCGGTGTAGAAGCCGGATACGGCACGCGCGGCCTCGACCTCGCGGGTGAAGCGGACCCGGAAGAGCTGGTCCTCGGCCAGTTCGGTCCGGACGGTCTTGATCGCGACCCGTCGCCCGGACGCCGAGCGCGCGAGATAGACCAGCCCCATGCCTCCGGCCCCGAGCCGCCCCAGCACCTCGAACGGGCCGATCCGTCTCGGATCATGCTGTGTGAGCTGATCCACCACTTGTCTGCCACCTCCCCGTACGCGCCGTCTCCGTGAACACGGCCCCGTGCAGCGTCTCACCACCGAACCGCCGCGGCGGCACGCACCCCGATTCTTCCTGTCCGGGGGGTCCGTTGCGAACCCGAGGACGAATCAGGGTGTCTCCGGCGAGTCGGCCCATTCCGCGCACCCCGGGCGTTGACGACGGGCCACCCCGGGCGCCGGGAACGTGATATGGGGCACTCTGGCCTTCCCGCAGCCCGCTCCCCGCACCCCGGATACGCGCGCGATGTGGCGTACGACTCAATTCGCAACTAGTGGCCGCGGGGCCGACGCCCTCCGGCAAGCGGCCACGCGGCCAGCCGCCGGCCACGGCTGCCGGCATCCGGCCACAAGGCCATTCCACCACCCGCGCTGACCGCATCGGCCTTGCCGACGACCCGAGCACCCTGGCCGACCGCACTGACCTGGTTGACCTGGT includes:
- a CDS encoding aminoglycoside phosphotransferase, whose translation is MTDATDATDATEMTEMTDAAKVPSAPLPSAQVLAAFGLTGTPVPLPGGQGQSVLADGAVLKPADSTEVSEWGAELFTELADLADLAVQKEDTAFRVPRPIRAATGGFVFDGWTSDRLVEGEAGPDGRWDEILTAGRAFHHSLRQTPRPDWLDRQQHPWAVADRVAWDETTVNVSPDLREPLRALLDLRQPVSAPSQLIHGDLTGNVLFAPGLPPAVIDFSPYWRPVAYADAIVAADGLLHHGADRALVDSAAPGTDGLQMLVRALIFRLVASAGLAGPDASPPATDIQRFHLTVDRVRGWFTGP
- a CDS encoding nucleotidyl transferase AbiEii/AbiGii toxin family protein, which encodes MNPGELHGGLLRALLAAGSPYRLALAGGYAAVAHGLTECTGNGLGLATDSSVPMPDIATAVTAELERRGWFVTEREAGPLAARFVVAGPGGPAAFAGVVSEVGGMDGGGGRGDVATGPVGGGTAVPMPAVEVHAAKEALWHPPVATPIGLALSLEDLVGTKVRALADRGLARDLVHVHAVADRWGRPDLEELGRRHAPDTFDLSDLQARLAGAEWTDDREFRTYGVSRGEVVAIRVWAQEWADDLAERLLEGAPPPEESPDL
- a CDS encoding MarR family winged helix-turn-helix transcriptional regulator, whose translation is MLVTEAVRSLDSRGIVTINAVANEIGIDQSGASRMVKDTVAARYLEIKPSASDTRRREVTVTSEGLDLLHDAHLWQEALFDQLSGQWTAQQRAEFHHAMLHLLSRSHTLDTDGHARPDAP